A region of Paenibacillus sp. 37 DNA encodes the following proteins:
- a CDS encoding methyl-accepting chemotaxis protein, whose translation MGLVQKKQEDSGEQVTKAEQVNPEKVQKVKKVKKEKVVKSKTTGSGKKMFKIDRSKLKLGWIKTDWVKKQFKNRDWKNIGGSSFQQIKKANPVKSVGVKLFLIFFAGIMIFVVSLGLLSYSKAKGTIEKNASRANQETIDQTKQKMDIILERFVDTSTQIFFDPEMQSLLQKMSDTNLTAYDTFVNSSSINKQLSNVAFTNKSMEAIYLVPTDDTKSIMGTGSNSSSMGSIRQEAWYSELIEAGGYRWLPTEVKEGGSTPTFKIARSMKNLQGTTQSYVLVIELKLEVLEEQLKSLDLGQGAILQLIAPDNKVVASSISDRTGQETELAFVKELTEPAGSTNTEYKVDGKSTEMLAVYSTMDTSNWKLVGMIPTSVLVQDAKGILTLTLWMALIDAGIAVLIGIWMVRMIARPLGKLKDLMQEGAKGNLKVRTPYSSQDEIGQLSTAFNLMMEQITKLVEQTNRSAQEVLDTASELSSASKKTAVSASEIAVATEEIAGGAGSLATEAERGNELTDNISRQMQSVIAANEQMGDSARHVEKSSQTGTQHLNQLMTKTQKTEEMIGALVNKVDSLKESTSSVLKVLEVLQNITKQTNILSLNATIEAARAGAAGRGFMVVADEVRQLAAQSRQSIEMVGEITDKIMTEMNETVDALSAAYPLFKEQMDAVKDTNVIFASVQEQMGAFVERLGMVTGSIGDLNKSQGTLSEAMSNVSAVAEESSATSQEVASLSSEQQNISNQLVNLSGKLENVSTELKETLSRFTV comes from the coding sequence ATGGGATTGGTTCAAAAGAAGCAGGAAGACAGTGGGGAGCAAGTGACAAAAGCCGAGCAGGTTAATCCTGAGAAGGTTCAGAAAGTGAAGAAAGTGAAGAAAGAAAAAGTAGTCAAAAGCAAAACAACAGGCAGTGGCAAAAAAATGTTTAAGATTGACCGCAGCAAGCTCAAACTGGGCTGGATCAAGACTGATTGGGTGAAGAAACAATTTAAAAACCGGGATTGGAAAAACATTGGAGGTTCCTCTTTCCAACAGATTAAGAAGGCAAATCCGGTTAAATCCGTAGGGGTTAAACTGTTCTTGATCTTTTTTGCGGGAATTATGATTTTTGTAGTAAGTTTAGGTCTATTATCCTATTCGAAGGCCAAAGGTACGATAGAGAAAAATGCCTCGCGTGCCAATCAGGAGACCATTGATCAGACCAAACAAAAAATGGACATCATTTTGGAGAGGTTTGTCGATACATCCACACAGATTTTCTTTGATCCGGAAATGCAGTCCTTGCTACAAAAAATGTCAGATACGAATTTGACTGCGTATGATACATTCGTGAACTCAAGTTCAATCAACAAGCAACTGTCCAATGTTGCATTTACAAATAAATCTATGGAAGCGATTTATTTGGTACCTACGGACGATACAAAGTCCATTATGGGTACCGGCAGCAACAGTTCATCCATGGGCAGCATTCGCCAGGAAGCATGGTACAGTGAGTTAATTGAGGCGGGCGGTTATCGCTGGCTTCCAACAGAGGTCAAAGAAGGTGGCTCAACGCCAACGTTTAAAATTGCACGTTCCATGAAAAACTTGCAGGGGACAACTCAGTCGTATGTTCTGGTTATTGAACTGAAACTGGAAGTTTTGGAGGAACAATTGAAATCGCTTGATCTGGGGCAAGGAGCTATTCTTCAACTAATTGCTCCGGATAATAAAGTGGTTGCATCCTCCATCTCGGATCGTACAGGACAAGAAACAGAGCTTGCATTTGTCAAAGAGTTGACCGAACCAGCAGGTAGTACGAATACGGAGTATAAGGTAGATGGCAAATCTACGGAAATGCTGGCTGTATACAGTACGATGGATACATCCAATTGGAAACTAGTTGGTATGATACCTACCTCAGTTTTGGTTCAGGACGCAAAAGGCATTCTGACTCTGACCCTTTGGATGGCGCTGATTGATGCGGGGATTGCAGTATTGATCGGAATCTGGATGGTGCGTATGATCGCTCGTCCACTCGGCAAATTGAAAGACCTGATGCAGGAAGGTGCGAAGGGTAATCTTAAAGTTCGTACACCATATAGCTCCCAGGATGAAATTGGTCAGCTCTCGACCGCCTTCAATCTGATGATGGAGCAGATTACTAAGCTGGTTGAACAAACCAATCGTTCTGCGCAGGAAGTATTGGATACGGCCTCTGAGCTGAGCAGTGCATCCAAGAAAACGGCTGTGTCTGCTTCGGAGATTGCCGTAGCTACAGAAGAGATCGCAGGCGGTGCAGGCAGTTTGGCAACCGAAGCGGAACGTGGCAATGAATTAACTGACAATATCTCTCGTCAGATGCAGAGTGTAATCGCTGCTAATGAACAGATGGGTGATTCTGCTCGTCATGTAGAGAAGTCAAGTCAGACAGGAACACAACATCTGAATCAGTTGATGACCAAAACGCAGAAGACAGAAGAAATGATTGGTGCCCTGGTGAATAAGGTTGATTCGCTGAAAGAGAGTACGTCTTCTGTTCTGAAAGTGCTTGAAGTGCTGCAAAACATAACGAAACAGACAAATATCCTTTCCCTGAATGCAACCATTGAAGCAGCACGTGCCGGTGCAGCCGGACGCGGATTCATGGTGGTGGCTGATGAGGTTCGTCAGCTTGCGGCTCAATCCAGACAATCCATTGAGATGGTTGGAGAGATCACAGACAAAATCATGACCGAAATGAATGAGACCGTGGATGCTTTGTCTGCAGCCTATCCGTTATTCAAGGAACAGATGGATGCGGTTAAAGACACCAACGTCATCTTTGCTTCCGTGCAGGAACAGATGGGTGCATTTGTGGAACGTCTGGGCATGGTGACAGGTTCTATTGGAGATTTGAACAAATCTCAAGGTACATTGTCTGAAGCCATGAGCAATGTCAGCGCTGTAGCTGAAGAATCTTCTGCAACGTCCCAAGAAGTAGCTTCCTTGAGCAGTGAACAGCAAAATATCAGTAACCAGCTGGTCAATCTGTCTGGCAAACTGGAGAATGTGTCTACTGAACTGAAAGAAACCTTGTCACGCTTCACGGTGTAA
- a CDS encoding DUF1292 domain-containing protein, translating to MTEYSRKDLKWTDSLRLAFGAHVELEEENGKSQPYDLLAEFEVNGQQYAVLRSSLRPYDEVELLRVSPGSEDQIMPELVTIDDDDEWENISELYDECTLPIDED from the coding sequence ATGACGGAATATAGCCGCAAAGACCTGAAATGGACAGATTCACTGCGTCTGGCATTCGGTGCTCATGTTGAGCTCGAGGAAGAGAACGGTAAATCACAACCGTATGACTTGTTGGCTGAGTTCGAAGTGAACGGTCAGCAGTACGCGGTGCTCCGCAGTTCGTTGCGACCTTATGACGAGGTTGAACTTCTGCGGGTATCACCTGGAAGTGAAGACCAGATCATGCCAGAGTTAGTTACGATCGACGATGATGATGAGTGGGAGAACATCTCGGAACTGTATGATGAGTGTACACTCCCCATTGACGAAGATTAA
- a CDS encoding peptidase U32 family protein translates to METVAVQRKFSGKRNRLDKPELLAPAGNLEKLKFAIHYGADAVYIGGQAYGLRSNADNFSFEEMREGVEFAKKYGAKVFVATNIYAHNEDVEGIETYLQNLYNAGISAIIVADPAIIEVALRAVPGLEVHLSTQQSTLNWQAVKFWKDEGLPRVVLGRETSFEEIEEIKANVDIEIEAFIHGAMCSSYSGRCVLSNHFTDRDSNRGGCCQSCRWKYDLFEDAREDTVWVSEEDMQMKAPAPFKLGENQLPLFEEQDNSFSMGSKDLCMIGHIPELIDVGVDSFKIEGRMKSIHYVATVVNVYRQAIDAYMADPENYVLKPEWVEEMNKAANRPLNTGFFYDTPDHEDHIYEPEEKAVPFDFAGLVMGYDAETGMATIQQRNHFKPGQEIEFFGPGGHFFKQVVGEIQDEAGNVLDAARHPLQLIKMKVDQPVSYFDMMRKKK, encoded by the coding sequence ATGGAAACAGTGGCGGTACAGCGGAAGTTCTCGGGTAAACGTAACCGTCTGGACAAACCGGAGCTGCTAGCTCCGGCGGGTAATCTGGAAAAACTGAAATTTGCAATCCATTATGGTGCAGATGCCGTGTATATCGGTGGACAGGCCTATGGACTGCGTTCCAACGCGGATAACTTCAGCTTTGAAGAGATGCGTGAAGGTGTGGAGTTTGCCAAAAAGTATGGAGCCAAAGTGTTCGTAGCGACAAACATCTATGCACATAATGAGGATGTTGAGGGTATCGAAACATACCTCCAAAACCTTTATAATGCGGGAATATCTGCGATCATCGTAGCTGATCCGGCTATTATTGAAGTTGCCCTTCGGGCTGTGCCAGGCCTTGAGGTACATCTAAGTACTCAACAATCCACACTCAACTGGCAAGCCGTGAAGTTCTGGAAAGATGAAGGACTTCCACGTGTTGTTCTCGGACGTGAGACCAGCTTTGAAGAGATTGAAGAGATCAAGGCCAATGTGGATATTGAAATTGAAGCCTTTATTCACGGGGCGATGTGTTCCTCGTATTCCGGACGTTGCGTTCTCTCCAACCATTTTACGGATCGGGACTCCAACCGGGGCGGCTGTTGCCAATCTTGTCGCTGGAAGTATGATCTGTTCGAGGATGCGAGAGAAGATACGGTGTGGGTCAGCGAAGAGGACATGCAGATGAAGGCACCTGCACCATTCAAACTGGGTGAGAACCAGCTTCCCCTGTTCGAGGAACAGGATAATTCATTCTCCATGGGATCAAAGGATCTGTGCATGATTGGCCATATTCCCGAGTTGATTGATGTGGGTGTGGACAGTTTCAAGATCGAAGGACGTATGAAATCGATCCACTACGTGGCAACTGTGGTTAACGTATACCGTCAAGCTATTGATGCCTATATGGCAGACCCGGAAAATTATGTTCTGAAACCTGAATGGGTTGAAGAAATGAACAAAGCGGCGAATCGCCCGCTGAATACCGGATTTTTCTATGATACACCAGACCATGAAGATCATATTTATGAACCGGAAGAAAAGGCTGTACCTTTTGACTTCGCTGGATTGGTCATGGGGTATGATGCTGAAACAGGAATGGCAACCATTCAACAGCGCAATCATTTCAAACCAGGACAGGAAATCGAATTTTTCGGTCCGGGAGGTCACTTTTTCAAACAGGTCGTCGGTGAAATACAGGATGAAGCAGGCAATGTTCTAGATGCTGCTCGTCACCCGTTGCAACTGATTAAAATGAAGGTAGATCAACCGGTTTCGTACTTCGATATGATGAGAAAAAAGAAGTAG
- the ruvX gene encoding Holliday junction resolvase RuvX, with the protein MKILGLDYGDRRIGVAASDAFGWTAQGLEVLERRRDEGEFARIAELVREHEISEIVVGLPKNMNGTVGPRGEICIAFAERLRDELNLPVHLWDERLTTMAAERTLIEADVSRKKRKQVVDKMAASLILQNYLDANSRR; encoded by the coding sequence ATGAAAATATTAGGTTTGGACTATGGGGACCGAAGAATCGGAGTTGCCGCGAGTGACGCCTTCGGTTGGACTGCCCAGGGATTGGAAGTGCTAGAACGCCGCCGTGATGAAGGCGAGTTCGCTCGGATCGCCGAACTTGTGCGTGAGCATGAGATTAGTGAGATCGTAGTCGGACTTCCCAAAAACATGAACGGCACCGTAGGACCGCGCGGTGAGATCTGCATTGCTTTTGCCGAACGCCTGCGGGATGAACTGAATTTACCTGTTCACCTTTGGGATGAACGGCTGACAACCATGGCAGCAGAACGTACGCTGATCGAAGCGGATGTCAGTCGGAAAAAACGCAAGCAGGTTGTGGACAAAATGGCCGCAAGCTTGATTTTGCAAAATTATTTGGATGCCAATAGTAGAAGGTGA
- a CDS encoding peptidase U32 family protein has translation MSKKHELLVTAANVKEAEVLLQAGADALVIGDDRFGMRLPGSFSVEETAEVVAIAAKHQARVYVSMTNLMSNELLKELPEYVQALGRIGIDGVEFNDPSVLATMKEYAPHVKLHWNAEMTSTNYATANYWGTKGASRVVLARELNMDELTEMVPFLKVEAQVQVHGMTNIYHSKRSLVQSYMAHQGRPVEGHLGKERGLFLIEAERRDEKFPIYEDINGTHIMSSEDICILEDLHLLMEAGVHSFKIEGMLKSLAYNEAVVRAYRTAIDSYVADADAYAFSEEWLAEVRKLQDPERELSFGFFYKEQVY, from the coding sequence ATGAGTAAGAAACATGAACTGCTCGTTACAGCAGCGAATGTGAAAGAGGCAGAAGTGCTGCTCCAGGCTGGAGCAGATGCTCTGGTCATTGGAGATGATCGATTTGGCATGCGTCTTCCAGGCAGCTTTAGCGTGGAAGAGACAGCAGAGGTGGTTGCCATTGCAGCCAAACATCAGGCGCGTGTGTATGTATCCATGACTAATCTGATGTCCAACGAACTGTTGAAAGAATTGCCTGAATATGTTCAAGCACTTGGCAGAATCGGTATTGATGGTGTGGAGTTTAATGATCCATCCGTGCTGGCTACCATGAAGGAATACGCGCCGCATGTGAAGCTGCACTGGAATGCGGAGATGACTTCAACGAACTATGCGACAGCCAACTATTGGGGAACCAAAGGAGCGAGTCGCGTTGTACTTGCCCGTGAGTTGAATATGGACGAGTTGACGGAGATGGTTCCTTTTCTGAAGGTGGAAGCTCAGGTTCAGGTGCATGGTATGACAAATATTTATCATTCGAAGCGCAGTCTGGTGCAAAGTTACATGGCTCATCAAGGGCGGCCGGTTGAGGGACATCTGGGCAAAGAGCGGGGATTGTTCCTGATTGAGGCTGAACGCCGGGATGAGAAATTCCCGATCTATGAGGACATTAATGGCACACACATTATGAGCTCTGAGGATATATGTATCCTCGAAGATCTCCATCTGTTGATGGAGGCGGGTGTGCACAGTTTCAAAATTGAAGGGATGTTAAAATCACTTGCCTACAATGAAGCTGTTGTACGTGCATATCGGACAGCGATTGACAGTTATGTAGCCGATGCTGATGCATATGCGTTCTCTGAAGAGTGGCTCGCTGAGGTGCGGAAGTTACAGGACCCTGAACGTGAATTGTCGTTTGGATTTTTCTATAAAGAACAAGTGTATTAA
- the mltG gene encoding endolytic transglycosylase MltG gives MKGKAIVVILLIIVVLAGGAGGYVWSMMRPVEASTEPVVFEIKSGSGTSKIADQLQEEGLIRSGLTFKGYLKWRKLGSNFMAGTYSMNPGVTYDEIVSKLSSGEVVPEEMVKFTIPEGYNVLQMAGKLSYEHVVDRDEFIKLANDPSAFDVDILKDIPVDEELRYVLEGYLFPETYELKKGSSTHDVMQRMLEEFQTKINSIPDLEAKLQEKNLSLHELLTIASLVEKEVVVDEERALVAGVIYNRINQDMKLEIDATVQYLLDRPKERLFFKDLKVKSPYNTYLNKGLPPGPIASPSLPSIEAALNPEASEYLFYVTKKDGSSGHLFAKTYKEHQQNIAKSKAAQ, from the coding sequence TTGAAAGGGAAAGCAATTGTAGTCATACTGCTTATCATTGTAGTTCTTGCCGGAGGCGCAGGCGGTTACGTATGGAGTATGATGCGTCCTGTGGAAGCTTCTACAGAACCGGTCGTATTCGAGATTAAGAGCGGATCGGGAACTTCGAAAATCGCGGATCAGCTTCAAGAAGAAGGCCTCATCCGAAGTGGGTTAACCTTCAAAGGGTATTTAAAGTGGAGGAAACTAGGTTCTAATTTCATGGCGGGTACATATTCTATGAATCCTGGCGTGACATATGATGAGATTGTTAGCAAGCTGAGTAGTGGTGAAGTTGTACCGGAAGAAATGGTGAAATTTACGATTCCGGAGGGTTATAACGTTCTGCAAATGGCGGGTAAGCTTTCTTATGAGCATGTTGTCGATCGGGATGAATTTATCAAGCTGGCTAATGATCCGTCTGCCTTCGACGTAGATATCCTCAAAGATATTCCAGTGGATGAAGAACTTCGCTACGTATTGGAAGGGTATCTGTTCCCGGAGACATATGAACTTAAAAAAGGAAGTTCAACGCATGATGTGATGCAACGGATGCTGGAAGAATTTCAAACCAAGATCAATTCTATCCCTGATTTGGAAGCCAAGCTGCAGGAAAAGAACCTTTCCCTGCATGAACTGCTGACGATTGCGTCACTCGTGGAGAAAGAAGTTGTAGTGGACGAGGAACGTGCTCTGGTTGCAGGTGTAATCTACAATCGGATCAATCAGGATATGAAGCTGGAGATTGATGCTACCGTGCAATATCTGCTCGACAGACCGAAGGAACGATTGTTTTTCAAGGATCTAAAGGTGAAAAGTCCCTATAATACGTATCTGAACAAAGGCTTGCCACCAGGTCCAATTGCCAGTCCAAGTCTTCCGTCCATTGAAGCAGCGCTAAATCCGGAAGCTTCGGAGTATCTGTTCTATGTGACAAAAAAGGACGGCTCGTCTGGACATCTATTTGCCAAAACGTATAAGGAACACCAGCAAAATATAGCCAAAAGTAAGGCTGCGCAATAA
- a CDS encoding DUF1292 domain-containing protein, with translation MAEDQLGMEEEAEIIYIADDEGNEEEFEVIMKFEVDGSEAKYMMVAPVEPEDGETDVYAFRYEEEGDDIKLFVIQDDAEWDIVEETFNTFLAEDEEEAN, from the coding sequence ATGGCTGAAGATCAACTGGGTATGGAAGAAGAAGCGGAAATTATTTACATTGCGGATGACGAGGGTAATGAAGAGGAATTTGAAGTCATCATGAAGTTTGAAGTAGATGGTTCGGAGGCCAAGTACATGATGGTTGCTCCGGTTGAACCTGAAGATGGCGAAACGGATGTATATGCATTCCGTTATGAAGAAGAGGGCGACGATATTAAACTTTTCGTCATCCAAGATGATGCCGAATGGGATATCGTCGAGGAGACGTTTAATACATTTCTTGCTGAAGATGAAGAGGAAGCGAACTAA
- a CDS encoding IreB family regulatory phosphoprotein, which translates to MDSMDKTVKFNVKGDEQEASSKEILLTVYDALVDKEYNPINQIVGYLISGDPAYIPRHNNARSLVRKKERDELIEELVRSYLANHR; encoded by the coding sequence ATGGACTCCATGGATAAGACGGTTAAATTTAATGTGAAAGGTGACGAACAGGAAGCATCCTCCAAAGAGATTCTTCTCACGGTATATGATGCATTGGTCGATAAGGAGTATAATCCGATCAACCAGATTGTTGGGTATCTGATTTCCGGAGACCCGGCATACATTCCTCGTCACAACAACGCACGTAGTCTGGTCCGTAAAAAGGAACGCGATGAGCTGATTGAAGAGCTTGTACGTTCCTATCTGGCCAATCACCGGTAA